In the Piscinibacter sp. XHJ-5 genome, one interval contains:
- a CDS encoding GFA family protein has translation MAEPTPLTGGCLCGSVRYEATPDDREGYYCHCRMCQLAFGNTRVAWFNLPKDRVRWLSPPTYFASSKIARRGFCNRCGTPLSFEYHESKNMDIGVGSLDDPSAMRPVVHYSIETRLANWHADDGLPGKRLDEVTTIADRWKSAYGDDVQPGVQAARKD, from the coding sequence ATGGCCGAACCCACTCCCCTGACCGGCGGCTGCCTGTGTGGCAGCGTGCGCTACGAAGCGACGCCCGACGACCGCGAGGGTTACTACTGCCATTGCCGCATGTGCCAGCTGGCATTCGGCAACACGCGGGTCGCCTGGTTCAACCTGCCGAAGGACAGGGTGCGCTGGCTGTCGCCGCCGACCTACTTCGCGTCGTCGAAGATCGCGCGGCGCGGTTTCTGCAACCGATGCGGCACGCCACTCTCGTTCGAGTACCACGAGTCGAAGAACATGGACATCGGCGTCGGCAGCCTGGACGATCCGTCGGCGATGCGGCCGGTCGTGCACTACTCCATCGAGACGCGGCTTGCGAACTGGCACGCCGACGATGGCCTGCCGGGAAAGCGGCTCGACGAGGTCACGACCATCGCGGACCGGTGGAAGAGTGCCTACGGCGACGACGTGCAGCCCGGCGTGCAGGCCGCCCGCAAAGACTGA
- a CDS encoding SDR family NAD(P)-dependent oxidoreductase, with amino-acid sequence MGSVHFGLQSQVAVITGASQGIGAACAERLAGDGAAVALWDVDDTRGQALATRLVEDGARALYVHCNVAIKAEVDAAVASTLAAFGRIDALVNNAGIFRAADFLDITEADWDAVLDVNLKGSFLVGQAVAREMARAGGGAIVNMSSVNGVMAIPSIASYNASKGGVNQLTRVMALSLADKNIRVNAVAPGTIATELAKNAVLGSDEARARILSRTPMKRLGEPREIADVAAFLLSSAASYMTGEIVYVDGGRLTLNYTVPV; translated from the coding sequence ATGGGTAGCGTGCATTTCGGCCTGCAGAGCCAGGTCGCGGTGATCACCGGTGCGAGCCAGGGCATAGGCGCGGCATGCGCCGAACGGCTGGCGGGCGATGGCGCCGCGGTGGCGCTGTGGGACGTCGACGACACACGCGGGCAGGCACTCGCCACCCGCCTGGTCGAGGACGGCGCGCGGGCGCTGTACGTGCATTGCAACGTCGCCATCAAGGCGGAGGTGGATGCGGCGGTCGCCTCCACGCTCGCGGCGTTCGGCCGCATCGATGCGCTGGTCAACAACGCCGGGATCTTCAGGGCGGCCGATTTCCTCGACATCACCGAAGCCGACTGGGATGCGGTGCTCGACGTGAACCTGAAGGGCTCGTTCCTCGTCGGACAGGCGGTCGCGCGCGAGATGGCGAGGGCCGGCGGAGGCGCCATCGTCAACATGAGCTCGGTGAACGGCGTGATGGCGATTCCGAGCATCGCAAGCTACAACGCGAGCAAGGGCGGCGTGAACCAGCTCACCCGCGTCATGGCGCTGTCCCTCGCTGACAAGAACATCCGCGTCAACGCCGTCGCGCCGGGCACCATCGCCACCGAACTGGCGAAGAACGCGGTGCTCGGCAGCGACGAGGCACGAGCGCGCATCCTCAGCCGCACGCCGATGAAGCGACTGGGCGAACCCCGCGAGATCGCCGACGTGGCCGCCTTCCTGCTGAGCAGCGCCGCGAGCTACATGACCGGCGAGATCGTCTACGTCGACGGCGGGCGGCTCACGCTCAACTACACGGTGCCCGTGTGA
- a CDS encoding MBL fold metallo-hydrolase, protein MMPAPDRFLQRHADGIHVIDTGFHRPRFDASYLVVEAGRGAFVDTGTNYSVPRLLEALAVAGLRPAQVDWVIATHVHLDHAGGVGLLMRHLPEARLLVHPRGAKHLIDPSHLMDSARAVYGDEEVMRSYGEVVGVDAQRVVSTHDGMTLDWVGRRLQFLDTPGHARHHHCVWDTRSRGFFTGDTFGLSYREFDSAKGPWLLPTTTPVQFEPEALRASVQRLLAFDPQWMYLTHFGLVGDVQRLGRDLLEQIDEIVALGRAAAHENQRHTRLKEDLSRVYLRRVREHGCLLDDAAVLELLEMDIELNAQGLACWLDRPQRHH, encoded by the coding sequence ATGATGCCTGCTCCCGATCGATTCCTACAGCGCCACGCCGACGGCATCCACGTCATCGACACGGGCTTTCACCGGCCGCGCTTCGATGCGAGCTACCTCGTCGTCGAAGCCGGACGCGGTGCCTTCGTCGACACGGGCACCAACTATTCGGTGCCGCGCCTGCTGGAAGCGCTGGCCGTCGCCGGCCTGCGCCCGGCGCAGGTCGACTGGGTCATCGCGACGCATGTGCACCTGGATCATGCCGGCGGCGTCGGCCTGCTGATGCGGCATCTGCCCGAGGCGCGACTGCTCGTGCACCCGCGCGGCGCCAAGCACCTGATCGATCCCTCGCACCTGATGGACAGCGCGAGAGCGGTGTACGGGGACGAGGAGGTGATGCGCTCGTACGGCGAGGTGGTCGGCGTCGACGCGCAGCGTGTCGTGAGCACGCATGACGGCATGACGCTCGACTGGGTCGGGCGCAGGCTGCAGTTCCTGGACACGCCCGGCCATGCGCGCCACCACCACTGCGTCTGGGACACGAGGAGCCGCGGCTTCTTCACCGGCGACACCTTCGGACTGTCGTACCGGGAGTTCGACAGCGCGAAGGGACCCTGGCTGCTGCCGACCACCACGCCGGTTCAGTTCGAGCCCGAAGCATTGCGTGCGTCGGTGCAGCGGCTGCTCGCCTTCGACCCGCAATGGATGTACCTCACGCACTTCGGCCTGGTGGGCGACGTGCAGAGGCTGGGTCGCGATCTGCTCGAGCAGATCGACGAAATTGTCGCCCTGGGCCGCGCCGCCGCGCACGAAAACCAACGGCACACGCGGCTGAAGGAAGACCTTTCGCGCGTCTACCTGCGGCGCGTGCGCGAGCATGGCTGCCTGCTGGACGATGCCGCGGTGCTGGAGCTGCTCGAGATGGACATCGAGCTCAATGCGCAGGGCCTGGCGTGCTGGCTCGACCGGCCGCAACGACACCACTGA